The genomic region GAGGCGATTGTAAAGTAATCCCCCAGCGATCGACCAGCCAGATTAGGATTGCCGGCGGTTAAAACCGCCGGCAATCCTATTTCGAATACGGAATGGCTCTTCACTGTTTTCTATGCAAAAGCACAAAACGCCCCCTCTCCCAAGATCAGGAGAAGGGGCGTTTCTCGTTGGCGAATTACACCGCCGCCGGCTGTTTCGCCTCGGCGGACTTGTAGGCGGCGAGGGCGATTTCTAAGGCGCGCAGGCCGTCTTCGCCGGTCGCGGTGTCGGGCGCCTCTTCGCCGGCGCTGAGCTTGAGGAAGCCGTCGACGAGCTCGCCGTCGAGGCTGCTGCCCCAGTTCGGCCAGAGAACGCGGCCGGCGGCGTCATCGTACTGCTCCAGTTGCTGGCCGAAGAGGTCCAGCTCGAACACGCCGCCAGTGCCGACGACTTGCAGCGTGACGTCGCCCCAGGTCGGGAAGGTTTTGGGGCGGGACCAGCTGGTGTCCAGGGTGGCGAAGACGCCGCCGTCATAGCTGATCGTCAGGAAGCCGGTGTCATCGTATTCTTGGTGGTAGAAGCCATTGCCGATCTCGGCGTAGACTTCGGTCGCGTTCTTGCCCAGCAGCAGCCAGATCAGGTCGGCGACATGGACCGTGTGGTCGATCACCGCGCCGCCGCCGGAGAGGGGCAGGTCGATGAACCAGCCGCCGGGCATCGTGCCGCGGTTCGTGCCGCGAATGGCGAGGATTTCGCCGACGGCGCCGGACTGGATCTGTTCGCGCAGGCGCTTGAAGGCGGGCGAGTGGCGGCAGGGAAACGCGGTCGCGAGCTTGACGTTGCGCGCGGCGCAGTAGTCGATCATGGCGCGGGCGTCTTCCACGGTCGTGGCGAGCGGCTTTTCGCTGACAACGGCCTTGACGCCGGAATCGGCGGCCAGCTCCACAAGGCGTCGATGGTGCGTGTTTTCACTCGCGACCACCACGCCGTCCAGCCCCAGCGCCAGCAGTTCGGCCTCGGAGGCGTAGAACGTGGTTCCAAACTGCTTGGCGCAGGCCTGGCCGCGTTCGGCGTCGGCGTCCCAGACGCCGGCCAGGGTGACGCCGGGGCGCTGCACGATCTCGCTGGCGTAGGAGCCGGCGTGTCCGTGGGCGAAGGAGAGAATACCGATCTTCAAATTCGTTTCGTTGCTCTGGGTCGTCATCAGAGGGTCACAGCCTTTCCAGTTTCAATCGACTCCAGCGCGGCCAGGGCGATGCGGGCCGCCTCCAGAGCGTCGTATACGGTCACCGGCGGCGTCACGCCGGCGCGAAGCGCCTGGACGAAGGCGTTCAGCTCCTTGTAATAAGGATCGTCGGTCACGAACATCGGGCTTTCCGGAACGGTCACTCCCGCGCCGGCGCCGTCCTTGCTGCGCAGGTTCGAGGAGAGCGAGACGCTCTTATTGGAATCGTGGGAGATCAGGCCCTTGTCGCCCGCCACTTCGTAAGTCGTCTGGAAGCCGCTCGGGTGCGCCCAGGATCCCGTCACATGACCGACCACCCCGGATTCGAAGCGCAGGGTGACCAGGGCGTAGTCCAGACGCTCGTCGAAGCGGCCGGTTCCGAAGAGGCCCTTCGCCATGACGCGCGTCACGGGGCCGAAGGTCCAGCGCAGCCAGTCGAAGTCGTGCAGGATCATATCCAGGACGACGCCGCCGCTCTTTTCGGCGTTGGCGTACCAGTTCTCGCGGCCGGTGATCGTCGGGAAGCCCGACATACGCGCCGTGCGCACGGTCGCCGGCTTGCCGACGCCGCCCTCATCCACGATTCGCTTGGCGGCGGCGTACTCGGGGAAGTATCGCACCACGTGTCCGGCCATCGCCGGGACGCCCGCCTTTTCGACGGCCTTGATAATGGCTTCGCAGTCTTCAATACTGCGCGAAAGCGGCTTCTCCACGAAGATCGCCTTGCCCGCCGCCGCCGCCAGCTCCACATATTCGCGGTGGACGGGCGTCGGGGTGCAGATGTCGATGATGTCCGGTTTCGCCTTGGAGAGCAGCGTGTCCCAGTCGCTGAAGACGGGGCCATGCGCATGCGCCGCTTCCTGGCGCGGATCCAGAACGCCGACCAGTTCGGCGCCCTCGACATGCTTCCACTGGTTGGCGTGCCAGCCGCCCATATTGCCGGCGCCGATGAGCGCCACACGATAAGTCATATTATTCGTCCTCTAGTTGATCTCGCGGATTGAATTCGAAATTTAACGCACGGCCGTATCGCTGGCCGCCGGAAGCCCGCGAACGGCCCCGGCGATGGATCTGACCAGCGCCCCATCCCGGGTGTCCTGTCCCAGCTCCCAGATCATGACGCCGCCCAGTCCCTGACCAAGCGCGAACAGCGCCTTTTGACGCACGGTCTCGGGACCGTTGAAGTGAAAGATGTCGGCGTCATCCACATTCGCCGCCAATGGCGTTTGTTTGTCGAGTTCACCATACGTCGGCGCTTCCCGATGATCCTGCATGGCGACTGCGGTTTCCGTGTAAAAAGGGATTCCCATGCAGACTTTCCCAATGGGCGCGCCCTTGGAAACCAGCCCCAGCGCATCCGCCTGCGCGCCGGCCACCGGCGCGTGATGCGTATTGTCAAAGTACGTCATCAGGTTCAGCAGATCACAGGCGGCCAGCGCCTTCGGATCGATGGTGTCCCAGGTCGCCAGCGCCATGCTCAGGCGCAGTCCATGCGGCGCAAAAGCCTCTTTCGTTTCCAGAATCAGCGACTTCAGGCCCGCTTTTTCCTCGGGAGTATTCGGAAACTCCCAGTCATAATCAATCCCGTCAAATCCGTGCTTTTGGCAGAACAGAACCAGATTCTGCGTGAACCGCTTCCGTTTTGCCGGATCGGTCGCCATCGCTGAGAACATGCCGGACCGGTCGCCGCCGCCAAACGCCGCTTCCAAGCGCGGATGGTAACGCTGCTTGATCTCCTGAAGCTTCGCTTCCATCTCCGGAGTGAGACGCGAATCGTCGATACCGCCTTCGGGCGTCGGCGACAGGGAAAAGAAAATGAGATCCGTGACGTACCGCGCCAGCTCGGGGTTGAGCGCCATGACCCGATATTCCGGCAGATACGCGACGATGTGAAAGTCCTTGCGCTTCCCCGGAGCCGCCCGCTTCACGGGATCGAGCAAAATGCGGCGCAGGTTCATGACAGCGCCGCCCGGCGCCGCCAGCGGCGTCACGCGCAGGGTCGTTTGCCCCGGAGTCAGCGTCACCGTCCCGTCCAGCGTCTGCGCCCGGAAATCCGTCCACGTCGGCCCCGTCTCCGCCACGACGCCCGAGACGCTCTGCCCCGGCTTCGGTCCCGCCGAAACGACGAACGGAGCCCCCGTACTGCCCGCGATACACGCGTACTCCATCACGATCCGATATTGTCCGGCGCTCGCCTTCGGAACACGGATGTCCCAGCGGACCGTGTCCTTGGGATCGGTCCACCACCCCACGTGCGGCTGGCCGTCTCCCATCTCCAAATGCGCCGTCTTGCCATCGATCGCCGCGGCGTCGGCCGTCAGATTGTAAATCCCCGCCACCGGAGAAATACGGCGCGTGACGGCGGTCGAATCCGCAAACGCTTCCGCCGCGACGCAAAGCGCGACGCCCAACGCAATCAGCGCGAGAGCGCAAGAGAAATGGCGGCGTTTCATGAATATCATCGGAACCTCGTGTCTCGTCTGTCACTTCGGCTGAGAGATACAGGAAACGTCACCGGAAACAAAATACGTAAACGTTTACGATTTCTGTTTTCGATTATATTACGATCCTGTTTCTTTGTCAAGAGGATTGGCGTAAAATCCTTCGCGAAAGTCCCGCGATGATTGCGGCCGAAAAGCAAGCGGCCGTCGTCTCGTCTTGAAACTCGCTTTCCGTAAACGATTACGGAGTCAAAATTAACGCTATTATACGACGAGAACGTATCCCTGTCAATGCGCAATTTGGCGGCGGGCGGCGCGGGTCTGAATTGGCGGGAAGAGATTCTTTTTGCTTGACACGCCATCCAGATCGTGATATCATCCCAGCATACCGTAATCGTTTACGAAAAGTTGCGATTGCCTATTGACAGACCAAAATTCCTGGGCTATACTCATTTCCGAAGCTAACCGTAAACGATTACGGAACCCTCCGGCGATGAAGCCCTTCCTTGAGTTACGCTCCGCACTCCCTGCGTCTTTATGAAGGAGAACACAATGAACCATCGCCTCCGCCGAACTTCTGCGTTCACTTTGATCGAATTGCTCGTTGTGATCGCCATCATTGCGATTCTCGCCGCGATTCTCTTCCCCGTCTTCGCCCAGGCCCGTGAAAAAGCGCGCCAGACGGCGTGCCTTTCCAATATGCGCCAGGTAGGATTAGGCGTGACACAGTACGTGCAGGACAATGACGAAGCCTACCCTCTGGTGACTTACTCCAACGACTCCCAAACACGGTTGATGAACGGAGTCGATCCTTATATCAAAAGCCAGGATGTTTGGTACTGTCCGAATTACTTCGGCGTGGGGGCGACCAAGGATCCGAACGGTCATCCGGTTTATGAGAATTATGCAGGGACATGGTACGCCAACGCCGGAGATGCGTATCAGGGCAAGCCGCTCGCCGATGTCTGGGGTGGAAGCGGCAGCTGGTATACCGGGCATCGCCAGCCGGGCTACATGATCTTCATGGCGAAAGCGCCGTTTGGCGCCAATGGTTACATCAGCGATCCTTCGGCGCCTGCGCCGCTTGAGGGCTATTACTTAAGCCCACTTCATGCTTCCGATGAAGCGACCGATTACGGCAAAGGGCCGAATGGAGGAGGAGGCTACTGGTGGTCAACTGCCCCGTCAGAGCAGAATATTATCATGACGGACTGGTTTGGAACGTCGTGGCCCTATAGTTGGCTGATCCAGATGCACAACACCGGCGGCAAGACGCCCGGCTACGGTACGCCGATCAAAGGCACGAATGCTTTGTTCATGGACGGTCACGTGAAGCTGACTCATCCATTCAACACATCCACCACCAACTGAGATGCGAGAACCGCCGGGGCGACACGCCAGTCGCCCCGGCTTTCTGGAAATCACGAGAGCCCTATGAATACCGTCAAAGAAAAAAAAGCGCTGTCTCCGGTCGTCATCATCAGCTCGCTCGTCGCCGCAATCGCTGTCCTGGGCCTGATTGTTTTCAAGTTCACTCAGACCCCCTCAGGAACTCCCCAGCAGATTACCGTCCCCGAGGAACTCAAGTTCCAGCGCGGCCAGCAGGCGCCGACAAGCGCGTCTCCGCGCCCGGCCCCCGCAGGCGTCAAATAAATTTTGGCGAAATGCTTCCCAGGATTTGACAGACGGAATAAAAGACGTTATAATTCCGTAAACGCTTACGGAGAACTTATTCCATGATTCTCAAATCACTGAATTACTGGTCCATGCCCGGCGGTCTTGAAGGGACGCTTCCCGTCGAGACGTTTTTGACCAAGGCCAAGCACTATCGCTATGACGCCGTCGAGCTGTGCATCGCGAACGACGGAGCGCTCGGACTGGATACCGACGAAGCGCGATGCCGTGAAATCTTATCCGCGGCTCAGGCGGCGGGCGTGCAGGTCGCCAGCGTCGCGTCGGGCATCTACTGGGAGTACGCCCTCGCCAGCGACACCGAGACCGACCGGGCGCGCGCCGTGGAGGCGCTGCGCAAGATGATCCAGATCACAAGCTGGCTCGGATGCAAAACGCTGCTGACGATCCCCGGCGCGGTCGATGTCTTCTTCCTCCCCGATCAGCCCTCCCGTTCCTATAATGTCGTTTGGGACCGCTCGGTGGCGGGCCTCAAGCAAGTGCTCCCGCTGGCCGAGGAGCTGGGCGTCCGCCTGGGCATCGAGAACGTCTGG from Capsulimonas corticalis harbors:
- a CDS encoding Gfo/Idh/MocA family protein, which produces MTYRVALIGAGNMGGWHANQWKHVEGAELVGVLDPRQEAAHAHGPVFSDWDTLLSKAKPDIIDICTPTPVHREYVELAAAAGKAIFVEKPLSRSIEDCEAIIKAVEKAGVPAMAGHVVRYFPEYAAAKRIVDEGGVGKPATVRTARMSGFPTITGRENWYANAEKSGGVVLDMILHDFDWLRWTFGPVTRVMAKGLFGTGRFDERLDYALVTLRFESGVVGHVTGSWAHPSGFQTTYEVAGDKGLISHDSNKSVSLSSNLRSKDGAGAGVTVPESPMFVTDDPYYKELNAFVQALRAGVTPPVTVYDALEAARIALAALESIETGKAVTL
- a CDS encoding type II secretion system protein, whose protein sequence is MNHRLRRTSAFTLIELLVVIAIIAILAAILFPVFAQAREKARQTACLSNMRQVGLGVTQYVQDNDEAYPLVTYSNDSQTRLMNGVDPYIKSQDVWYCPNYFGVGATKDPNGHPVYENYAGTWYANAGDAYQGKPLADVWGGSGSWYTGHRQPGYMIFMAKAPFGANGYISDPSAPAPLEGYYLSPLHASDEATDYGKGPNGGGGYWWSTAPSEQNIIMTDWFGTSWPYSWLIQMHNTGGKTPGYGTPIKGTNALFMDGHVKLTHPFNTSTTN
- a CDS encoding sugar phosphate isomerase/epimerase family protein gives rise to the protein MILKSLNYWSMPGGLEGTLPVETFLTKAKHYRYDAVELCIANDGALGLDTDEARCREILSAAQAAGVQVASVASGIYWEYALASDTETDRARAVEALRKMIQITSWLGCKTLLTIPGAVDVFFLPDQPSRSYNVVWDRSVAGLKQVLPLAEELGVRLGIENVWNKFLTSPLEMARFIDQFESPAIGAYVDVANILPYGYPEQWLRILGKRVAGVHFKDFRRAVGNGDGFVDLLEGDVNWPEVMSAIAEIGYDGPVAAEMIPQYRFYPEVRIANTSNAMDAILGRTA
- a CDS encoding Gfo/Idh/MocA family protein, whose product is MTTQSNETNLKIGILSFAHGHAGSYASEIVQRPGVTLAGVWDADAERGQACAKQFGTTFYASEAELLALGLDGVVVASENTHHRRLVELAADSGVKAVVSEKPLATTVEDARAMIDYCAARNVKLATAFPCRHSPAFKRLREQIQSGAVGEILAIRGTNRGTMPGGWFIDLPLSGGGAVIDHTVHVADLIWLLLGKNATEVYAEIGNGFYHQEYDDTGFLTISYDGGVFATLDTSWSRPKTFPTWGDVTLQVVGTGGVFELDLFGQQLEQYDDAAGRVLWPNWGSSLDGELVDGFLKLSAGEEAPDTATGEDGLRALEIALAAYKSAEAKQPAAV
- a CDS encoding glycosyl hydrolase family 18 protein, whose protein sequence is MIFMKRRHFSCALALIALGVALCVAAEAFADSTAVTRRISPVAGIYNLTADAAAIDGKTAHLEMGDGQPHVGWWTDPKDTVRWDIRVPKASAGQYRIVMEYACIAGSTGAPFVVSAGPKPGQSVSGVVAETGPTWTDFRAQTLDGTVTLTPGQTTLRVTPLAAPGGAVMNLRRILLDPVKRAAPGKRKDFHIVAYLPEYRVMALNPELARYVTDLIFFSLSPTPEGGIDDSRLTPEMEAKLQEIKQRYHPRLEAAFGGGDRSGMFSAMATDPAKRKRFTQNLVLFCQKHGFDGIDYDWEFPNTPEEKAGLKSLILETKEAFAPHGLRLSMALATWDTIDPKALAACDLLNLMTYFDNTHHAPVAGAQADALGLVSKGAPIGKVCMGIPFYTETAVAMQDHREAPTYGELDKQTPLAANVDDADIFHFNGPETVRQKALFALGQGLGGVMIWELGQDTRDGALVRSIAGAVRGLPAASDTAVR